The following proteins are encoded in a genomic region of Sparus aurata chromosome 11, fSpaAur1.1, whole genome shotgun sequence:
- the dlg1a gene encoding disks large homolog 1 isoform X7, translating into MMTSSVSSSSTSLRSTQKRTLYVRALFDYDGSASDLTTPNQALPFHFGDILHVSSAGEEEWWPARHLSPPPPNCPEVGVIPSRRRAEKKERSRLKTVRVTRSQDRSDQDDKELVTSGTSDSESCSSGQEETLLTYQPVMQQEVNYTRPVIVLGPMKDRVNDDLISEFPDKFGSCVPHTTRPRRDYEVDGRDYHFMSSRELMEREIQDHKFIEAGQYNNHLYGTSIQSVKEVAEKGKHCILDVSGNAIKRLQLAGLHPIAIFIRPRNVDNILEMNKRFTEEQARKTFDRAVKLEHEFTEYFTAVVQGSTLEEVYTQVKQVIEEQSGPYIWVPTKERL; encoded by the exons ATGATGACCAGCAGTGTCAGTTCCAGCTCCACATCGCTCCGCTCCACACAGAAGCGCACACTTTACgtcag aGCGTTGTTCGACTACGACGGAAGCGCTTCAGACCTGACCACGCCCAATCAGGCCCTGCCCTTTCATTTTGGGGATATCCTCCATGTTAGCAGCGCTGGAGAAGAGGAGTGGTGGCCCGCCCGCCACCTCAGCCCCCCGCCTCCAAACTGCCCTGAAGTCGGAGTCATCCCCAGCCGCAGGAG ggcagagaagaaggagagatcGAGGTTAAAGACGGTCAGAGTGACAAGGTCTCAGGACAGATCG gatCAGGATGATAAAG AGCTGGTAACCTCTGGCACCAGCGATAGTGAGAGTTGTTCCT CTGGCCAGGAGGAGACTCTCCTCACCTACCAACCTGTCATGCAGCAGGAAG TTAATTACACACGGCCAGTCATCGTGCTCGGACCAATGAAAGATCGAGTCAACGATGACCTCATCTCCGAGTTCCCTGACAAGTTTGGTTCCTGCGTCCCAC ACACCACGCGGCCGCGGCGAGACTACGAGGTGGACGGCAGGGATTACCACTTCATGTCCTCCAGAGAGCTCATGGAGCGAGAGATCCAGGACCACAAGTTCATCGAGGCTGGACAGTACAACAACCACCTGTATGGAACCAGCATACAGTCTGTCAAAGAAGTCGCTGAGAAG GGTAAACACTGTATTCTGGACGTATCAGGGAACGCCATAAAGCGTCTCCAGCTGGCAGGCCTCCATCCCATCGCTATCTTCATTAGACCACGCAACGTCGACAACATCCT AGAGATGAACAAGCGTTTCACCGAGGAGCAGGCGAGGAAGACCTTCGACAGAGCTGTCAAACTGGAGCACGAGTTCACAGAGTACTTCACCG CTGTGGTCCAGGGCTCAACTCTAGAGGAGGTGTACACGCAGGTGAAGCAGGTGATCGAGGAGCAGTCCGGTCCTTACATCTGGGTGCCCACCAAGGAGCGGctctga